A segment of the Xenopus tropicalis strain Nigerian chromosome 6, UCB_Xtro_10.0, whole genome shotgun sequence genome:
aataaacccaataggattgtttgccatcAATATGAATTAATTTAGCTTATTTAGGgtccgttttattattacaaagagaaaaggaaatcacttcTAAAAACTATAGGACCTtcttgtaattctgagctttttggataacaggtttttggataagggatcccatacctgcctTCTGCATTAAAACTCACTTAAAGCCTAGCTAGCTGAAATACTAAACATTGTCAGAACTGAAAGTTTTGTTTACAGAAGTGTGTGATTCTACATATTAACTTGTTTTCTGTTTGCTTTAAGGTATCCATCTTCAGCTTGTTGGCATAGATCTGTGAAGGTCATCACTTCTGGAGTTATGCTGGATAATAGATTGTCACTGAAAACACAACTGTCCTACCAACTCCTACTGGATTGAGTTTAGTCATTTTCCCTCTGACCTGACTAATGTTTTGCTGATTATGGAACGTAGGAAACAATTTGACATGTCACTACGTGAGTCCTCTGCAAAGTCAGGCAAAaatgatacagaagaagacaaaggATCAGGCTTCAGCTGTGTCATCTGTGGTAAAAGCTTTCCTTTCCAGAGCTCCCTTTCACAACACATGCGAAAGCACACTGGTGAAAAGCCATACAAATGTCCTTACTGCGATCATCGGGCTGCCCAGAAAGGAAACTTGAAAATACATCTAAGAACCCATAGAAGTGGCACAATTAACCAGGTAACTGATATGGAAATGGGAGATTTACACGTTGGAGAATTTGGTGCTTCTGAGGGCATGGGAGGTTGTGCAAGCCCTACTAAAAGCACATCAGCTTGCAACAAAATACTTAATGGCACCTTACAAACAGAAGAGGCTGAAGAAGTGGATGATGACCAACTCGGCAACTTCCagtgcccattttgcaaaaacaaataTGACCGAAAGAAAGAACTTGATCAACATCTTTTACAAGTGCACAAACCCTATAAATGTAGATTTTGTAGCTACATGACTTTAAGAGAGGAGACTCTGTTAAATCATATAGAAAAAGACCATATCACTACAGCTGTACCATTGAACAGAGATGGTCTGGCAGAGAATGGCAAGACTGAAATCAATTCAGGGGAGTTCCCTTGTGAAGTTTGTGGTCAAGCTTTTGGCCAAGCATGGTTCCTTAAAGCTCATATGAAAAAGCACCGAGGATCATTTGATCATGGCTGCCATATATGTGGTAGAAGATTTAAAGAGCCATGGTTTCTCAAGAACCACATGAAGTCTCATGGTCCAAAAACTGGGAACAAAAACAAACCTAAGTCTGACTCTGAGCCAGTAGCTACTATTAATGATGTTGTTCAAGAAGAGACCATTATGACTGGCTTAAGCCTTTATGAAGTTTGCATGAAATGTGGGAATTTGTTTACAAATTTAGAAAGCCTAAATGCACACAACTTAGTGCACTGTAAAACTGAAGAAATCTCTCTTGAAGACCCAATAGAGCAAAATAGAGAAAATGACACCCCAAATTCAATGGGGGCTAAGCAGTTTTTACTTGACTATCTTCATTTAAGACCTTTAAAAGATGCTAATAAGCCTTCCGATATACAACAAGGTAAAAGAGTTCCAGAACTTGACCCAATCAACAGCTACCAAGCATGGCAATTGGCTACAAAAGGAAAAGTTGCAGAGCCCTCAGAATATGTTAAATATCTGGGATGGGATGAAACCATGGCAGATGCTGATGTAACTTATGATAAAGACAAAGGAGAATACATCCTTGTTAATCAGGAGAAGCGAAAACGAGAGCCAGACAGTCAAAGTACCAGCAACCCAAAGAAACGCAACTCCTCAAGTGTTAGCCGATCGGAAAAGAGTAGCAATACACAATCGGGAGAAAATGTAGATGGTTCCAATGAATTGGAGTTTAGGCCTCCTTCTCGTCAGAGCAGGCGTTCCTCTCAAAATAAATCCACTGAATGCTTTGAATGTGGAAAAGTGTTCCGCACTTACCATCAAATGGTGCTTCATTCCAGGGTGCATAGAAAAGACCGCAGGAGCCTCAGTGAAAGTGGGTCGGTTTCTCACAATGATCGATATGGGTCAAACAGTGACATTGACTCTGCCAGCCGGCCCAGTAGTCCAGACTCTGCCTCTGCCCCAGAAGATTCTCTTGCCTCTGGTATGGGAGAAGATGCTGCTGATGACGACAGTTTTGAAGAAGGTCCGACTCCTTCACCAGGTAAGTGTTACTTATACAGTGCAACACTTGTTTTATAAACACAGAAATAATAGATAAACAGAGAagaactaaaaaataataaaaggaatCTGTTTTTTATTACACACATAAGCATCCTCTAAGGAAAGATGAATCCCAGGAGCTGTAGATCAGAAATATTTGTAGAGCTCTGATAGGCGGAGGAAAGATGGTAAAAAGATCCAGCATGCTAAAGTGTAGCATGCCGATCCCTTTGCATAAACACTGCAAGATCCTGGTGCAGGCACTTATCGTGGTATAAAACCAATAGTGAGTTGGGGGCAATATCAAGTGTTTTATCCCTCTCCAACAGTTGAAGTTAATGAGACACACAAAGATAGAATTACTGGGATTTTTCCAAAAATGAAGAGACTGAAAAGGCTAGATACTTATCAATCTTCCTGTTGCTGTAATAAAGTTTATGTGATTCAAGAGCACAACGTTTTAAATTGGCATCTGTGCCAATAGTTATTTCACCTGTtaaattgttttgttattttaaaattaggtttcatttactaacactggttAATTTTACATATGGTCAACTACCCATCGCAGCTGGTAAGTAGATTCAATCAGCCTGCTGCTGCTAGAAAATTGTAACCAGACATTTAATTTGTTTCCATCAGGCCTAGACTGGCATTtggtggattgtggcaaatgccacaATATGCAATAATGTAATACGCAACAGACAACCACTTTATTGTGCTTGTGGGGGGGTTGTTTGGACCTCCATGTATTTAAAATGCAAGGAACTAGTTAGAATCCCAGTATGGATCGGGTTGCCTTGGATTGCTTCCTTAGTGCAAATTTGCTTAGTGTTAGTAGATGCAGTGATTTGTCAGGACTTTTGGTAAATTGACAGGGGGGACTTTGTGggaattttaacaaaaacagGACTATAGGTTTTATAGACAAGCAGAGTTACAAGCAACTTTCAAGAAGTAAGTAACACATCAGACAAGGAGTATAATGCATTTTTCCTCATCGTTTACATTTACAAGTATAAAATACAAACCAACCTATCTAAACTAAAGGGGCACAAAGTGGATTCATAACGAGAACTGACAACCACGTGATCCATAGTACAGAGTAAAATATCCATCCTCACTTTTCCTGAAATGGCAAGAGACTTTTAGACAGTCGGCTTTAGTTTGGCATTGTAGGTTCCAGATTCTCATTCCACAAGTTGGAATTTGCAGCTAATGAATATTTTAATTACAGCAAAacgtatgggacctattatacactCTCTCAAGAAATCTGCAAAATATGGCAATGTAATTTTTACATAGAGTCTAATTTATTCTAAACTTTTGACCGTTTCACcctttctctgtagtaagaagACACTTAATTTATGAAGAGATGtacaaaagcactaaggggcacctTCCTGCCTACCTTTCAGTGACACATTTTGTAGAGACCTGCAGGGATTCACAAGGTCGGAAGTCATGTTTTCATGTTTTACAGGCTTGTACTTATGGTAACTAAACTAGCATGAGTCCATGTCTATAAAATATGGTGCTCCACATTAAGGTCATTCATCCAGAAAATGCCATACCTCAATTCAGTGTATGCCAGACAGATCATACACCTAGCATGACTTAAGACAAGAAGAGAAAGAAGTGTTTGCAGTGCCTTCATCAATAGATAGTAATACATGTCATTTTGCAGTGTACAAATTATTcatatagaatagtgcaacaCACAATTTAAAAAAGGTAGCCTTCAAAATGTGTCACTGGTGTAGAGATGTTTGTTCCTTTATTCCTTTATTATCCTCTGCACAAgtgatttgtttaaatttaaagaataaaaatccCAGGATAAGAGTAATCCGGCCCTACAAATGTTGAATGGTGCCAGATGTTCTGCAAGTACTAGTAAAGGTTGTTCCTTCAAAATCCAGATATTGCCCAAAGACAAACACATCTGTTTAATCCATTGCATATTCAGAGCCATGAAATCGTAACAAACTAGCAATGATTAATCTTACTAGTCAAGTGTGTCTTAAATTAAATTTTTCCAAAGTACTCTTGCACTCCCACTGGCTAAATATCCCCAGTATAAACAATCATCCTGTAGGATATAAGTACACACACTTGGGTAATGAATTAACCCTCCTTTATTCTTTAAAGGCTTACTTGCAATGTATGGGGCagtatgaaaatgcaaaaaatgtaaagcCTAGCACAGGGAAGGAAGCACCAGGTACCAAAAAGTATTGAAAAGCAACAGCCTGCAGGAGCTTGGTATAGACATCGATGGCTCTAACACTATTTGTGATCTGCTACTTGCTCTCCTACTTGCACCAGATACTGTTACTCCCTGGTGCAGCTGCTAAGTGCATGGACTGACTCAATTCTTTATTTGGTCACTAGATGGATGTGGTTCTGCTGGCTTCCATTTGAATAAGGGTGTTTGGTGCAATGCGGCCATCCATATGGGTGGTTTGATTGCACTAATATATTCAGTTGTCCCATTGGAGAGCAGTCATTTAGGATATGTCTGAACAATTTACAAAAGCTTGTGCCATTGACCTAGATGCTGTACTGGGAATATATTAGCTGTACCAAAATAAGTTACTCTTAAttattacaaaaaacaaaaaggtgtTGGGTAGCTGCATAACTCATCGTGTGACTGACGaaataatacagaaaataatagAAAACTAACCTAATACTTCCTAATTATTCCATCCCCACTACTCCTTACCTAAATATAACtgcacagcagtttattttgtcaGGCATTTCTGGTACAAGATTTGAGTTAGCCATTCAATGCAGTTAAATAATGTCTTGGGGCTCCCAGAGGGGTAAAGCTTTACTTACTGTGCACAGGCCTGTGATGATATGAGAGCAGAATTTCAGCTCCTCATTTGTATGGACATGGTAATTGCATTATAGGCAGCTGCTCTGTGTTATTGCTTTATGCTAAGGGGATGTTACTAAAATGATTAACCTGCTACTTGCTGACAAACAGAGGCCAGTATCCAGTATCCAGCTTTCTCAAATGCCCTGTGGATGCAGTGTTTAAAAAAGAATTAACTGAAACAAATCCCTAaatctgtatatatacatttgctAGTACCATAAAAGGTAAGATCTATAGGTTTCTGTCAGGAATGAATTAGCTTGGAAAGAACAAAAAGTCATTTATAACATACAGCAGATGCTAACTATTTATTGACTGccttatttataataattattttaaaccCAAACTGCACAACTTCCTGCCAGTATAGGGCACTGTTGCTTCAAATCCAGCTTGCGCAGGTTTGCGCTAGAGGCCAAAAAGCCCCAATGTCTTTACCTGCATGTTTGCAACTTTTTGTTGCAGTTGGAACCATTGCTGTTTGAGCAGCAAAGGTTTCTGCTAACATAGAGACTAAAATCTAGTTTCACAGCATAACCCAGCAAATTAAGTTCCAGGATATCTTCGTTCTCTGGTTGCTAGTGAATAGTCTTTATCCCTAGGATTTGCCTTTGTGCTGCTGTTCTGTAACTCTTGTTAAGGCAATGCTTATATCAGCCTTATTCTATATGATTATGTATAGTTTGCTGAGTAATTCCTTTGTAACACATCTCATATATTGTCAGGTTTAAGATATTAGCAGTGTTTACAAatatgtggggggcagtagtaTTTTTAAGCCTTTAAACACAGCTGTCTATGGGATACCAATAGTGGTGACTGCGCTGGGCCTGGCACACTGGATCAGAAAGGAGGGTTGTGCTCCAAGAAACATTGATGCACAGGTGGTCACAATAATAGGGGAAGCTCCCCGTCTGAATGAAATATGGTGTGGTgggactttttattttaaatagctgAAAAAGGTCTCTtctaaattaccacttttgtttcTTTTCGTAAGGGCTGTGGCCCCTGCTTTATTCACACATTACCTGCAGGCCAGGTAGAATTGATTCATTCTTAGCCCAAGAACACAAGACTGatctaataaaaataaaggagtaaagtgaaaccaaacaaaacagttaAGGGTAGGGCCACCATCAAAGGGGCACTAAAGTCAAGGGCCCTGTTCCAGAGGAGCCCTGTGAAAGAAATAATTTGTGGATTGTGAAATGTAATTAGATTGTGCAAGGGTAGAGTTTTGGCATAGTTGGGGAGAGTGTGTGCATTCTAAGgagcattttgtttttcattaaggCTTTATTTTACTTGTCGAGAGGACCCACCACTGCAAGAGACCTAGGTGACCAGTGGGCTAATAATTGGGGCCATTTTTCTGCCTGATTTTGTGCATATTTAGTAAAACCTCAAATGGGTTATTTGAGATTGGGTCAAGACAAAACAATTGCAATTTTGTGTGAAGGTTTGCCTGCCATGGCTCCGTGAGCATCAGCCAGAGCTAATTCCatttaataaatagaataaaCTAATAACGCAGTGATGCAGAGACAGGGTCAATTTCCTTTCCACTGGATTGGAGGGTCCAGCCAGCTTGTTTCTCAAGAAAGTTTACTCCCTGTGTCATAGTCCCTCCATTCTGTCATAAGTCACAAAAAACGTATTagcaataaaaacacacaaataatcaGCTGTAGCTTACATGTGGGTTATACAGGGGTTGCTGAGTTACAATTTCCCGAACGATTCCCTGTAGGATGCTGAAATGAATGCGTCTTTCTTTGAATTAAAGGGACACTGGCAATTCTGTTTTAAAGCAAGAGACACATGTAACTCTGTGCCAGTATAATATTGAATATTCGTTGAATATGACTTATGCCAAAATGctttttgcttgtttttgtattctt
Coding sequences within it:
- the znf516 gene encoding zinc finger protein 516 isoform X2, producing MERRKQFDMSLRESSAKSGKNDTEEDKGSGFSCVICGKSFPFQSSLSQHMRKHTGEKPYKCPYCDHRAAQKGNLKIHLRTHRSGTINQVTDMEMGDLHVGEFGASEGMGGCASPTKSTSACNKILNGTLQTEEAEEVDDDQLGNFQCPFCKNKYDRKKELDQHLLQVHKPYKCRFCSYMTLREETLLNHIEKDHITTAVPLNRDGLAENGKTEINSGEFPCEVCGQAFGQAWFLKAHMKKHRGSFDHGCHICGRRFKEPWFLKNHMKSHGPKTGNKNKPKSDSEPVATINDVVQEETIMTGLSLYEVCMKCGNLFTNLESLNAHNLVHCKTEEISLEDPIEQNRENDTPNSMGAKQFLLDYLHLRPLKDANKPSDIQQGKRVPELDPINSYQAWQLATKGKVAEPSEYVKYLGWDETMADADVTYDKDKGEYILVNQEKRKREPDSQSTSNPKKRNSSSVSRSEKSSNTQSGENVDGSNELEFRPPSRQSRRSSQNKSTECFECGKVFRTYHQMVLHSRVHRKDRRSLSESGSVSHNDRYGSNSDIDSASRPSSPDSASAPEDSLASGMGEDAADDDSFEEGPTPSPGIKPYHLTFSEGVPMEMSVNHQQNFTSDDTSKCEGSKCIPEVQTPPAFISNKHADFPFIPDLKIPAFKYNQDPSASGKHTPNSSSSFSVGHSSEVIVDAKKVFSAEKGHPNGMALDMLKEHSGSDKSSGGKHDLPLDLSEKSTRHELCSKSAISALQAALVVHQCPYCSHNTYYPEVLWMHKRIWHKVSCNSMAPQWIQQNGFKNLKNNLLFLTRSGRTGPPPALGGKECQPLPIARFSRTQMPIRPPTSKGNTANLSSVSKAACGSQVRDSPHGFSGAKTANFEVQRHQKVGDQYSAAVQQPLLKSKYETSPKLMQAASFSRNLSPAQASVSRQILQPSSSKQVEKYGMPQGGPSTFASPSKLSVSDTIKTKFPLQQPQYPFHKVEPQVKQESPPVPHRESQGKIVNELGTVSNCSTGMKTSPLFHSQPSTAGDPQSFQPVKQEPVSEGHEKRLDILNIFKTYIPKDLATLYQSWGANANNLDNAGMLRTQARQGDYVCNECGKCFSQPSHLRTHMRSHTVVFESNGLRGTEVHTTSADAPKQGRDHSSADIVHTVPLKKGT